The Populus nigra chromosome 4, ddPopNigr1.1, whole genome shotgun sequence genome contains the following window.
taattttgaaaggtGAAATGGGAGGTTTATTGGCCACATGTGCCACCGGATCATGGAGGGCCCGCCAAGATGATTCAAACAGCACCATGGAAGGCGATGTCTAGTTATCAGATGATATCACACGTGTTGTCCATGTGTTGACATGTGCAACACACACGTTTGACACTTTGTttagtaatatatatttttaaatcaccaAATAGCCTTCAAGTGAACTTGattataaccaaaaaaacaaaaatgaaaagaaaaaaaaatccattggatgacaactttatttttattttttgggtaattacatcattttgttgtgcttaaaaaaaataaaaagatgaaaaagctcatctatgcaagttttttttttgtctttaaggttaattaagttattttactgtgctaaaaaaaattgataaaatcaatttGTCCAAATATATTTGGAAATGACTAATGACTCATgtgaaaaatacatttttaccCATGATAGTAAGGTTGTTGGTTTtttctagaagaaaaaaatagttatttcacTATTTTAATCCACTATGACCGTGCCTTAGTGTACAATGATAGTtgatgtcttttatttttcttaaaaaacatttaatactGTAAAAAGGATATATAAGATAACAATCATTATTAGATTTCTTAACCTTCATTTCTCGGAGCTTTTTGAGATTCTAGCATGgtaaagaaaattgataaaataacatagtgcaaaaatatgtttagagaaataacataatttagaGAATTGTATATGATATTTGCGATTTGTAAGTCGTAAGTGTCATTTGTGACTCTTTCAAATTGCAAAATTACTAGACACAAGATTcaataaagagaaagaagagatgggagagagaaaataaggaaagaaagaaagaaagaaagaaagaaaaatacccTAGAGACATACCAAAACTCTGATGATGACACATTCGATATTGTTGGGAAGATCTTGATACGATGAATCTAATGATACTAAGTAAGGTCACCAACGGTGGTCAGATTAGGCCATACATGCGGGCCAAATGCAAATGAGCCTCGACATCTTTGGACGACTCATGTGACTTACTTTGTACAccgtttatgatttttttggtgtcattaaatttgttttgtcgAGATATTTTTAACGGTACTAGTGATGTCATCATTAAAATTTAGATGAGCCTCTgaggtcattttatttttttttgcttttctctctttcctattttttaacaaattacaAGGATGACAAAGGAtagagaaaaaacaatgaattaaaaaaagaagaaaatggcatttttattagtatttcctctagtttttttctctaaatattcCTTGTAACTTTGATTATAGAATCCTCAATGATATCTAGCTGATCTACTTGCATGGACTTAGTAGCCAAAGTTTGACCTCCCTTATTCATGCTCTTGAGTTTGTTCATCAATCTTGTTATCTTGTGGTTTTTCACTTTAAGTGAAGTTGAAAGTCCCTCAACGAGTTTTGTTAAGTTAGATACTTGATCCTCCAAAGTTGCAATCTCGATTGGTATCACTAACAAGGTGCTGAGACCCGAAGTCTTATTTGGTGATTGACATGGAGAAGTCTCCATGGGTGAATTGCTGATGTAGCCACCTTGAGTGATGAAGAAAAGTCCACGTTCCCCAATTGACTTTTATGGTGGAGTTGTAGTTTTAACCTTGGAGTAGCAAGATCTCGTGCCTTTTTTTCATTCAACATCAGCTTGATAATTGGCTTAGTTTGCACATACAACTCAGcgatggattttattttttatagtaggGTTGAAGAATATTCAACGGTATGTCAAAGACTAGAATTGGTATTcttattgctttttaaagtgataATGATGATCATGTTCTTCCTAGTTGCTATTGAGAGGTTGATAAAAATTCTTTCTTAAAGAGAAGAGATAAGATGTAGAAATGTCTATAGTGGAGTCACCAGAAATTTATAGACAAACTTTTGAGCATctaaaattaaacaagtacacgtgtacaaatattttattttattaaaatatgtgATTGgttacaatatttatttaaaatattcttacaaaaaaaataaaaaaaccatttaattcttttcttagATTTGATATGTgatgacttgatttatttgtgaaatcaaatcaaaacttatGATTTGCAAGAACACGAATTTAGGCGTGTATTGTAGAACGAGACTTGGTGATTTGAAAAGTacctttgatttgtcttcaaagtattgttgaagaactcttatgAGACGTTTAAGCTTGATTCAATAAATCTTTGTGTTTTTCTAGACTTCAAGTGTAGATGAAGGGAGCTTGAGAGCTTTTAAAAGAGCTTCATTTCTTGAAGGGTctgttttgaagaaaattttgtATCTCCAAGAATCTTCTTCCTTTCTTGTCTAGAACGAGACCCTTTATTTATAGAGACTTGTAAGGGCTCTCAGGTCATTTTCCAGTATCATGtgatcttgtattttttttttaaaaaaaaatctaaaatatctcATTTcatgtgttaattttttattgataaaaaaaatacatgaacactcatttattttttttttgttatttatttcatgtttttatgcATTAGTTGAAAGTTTCTGTTTCTACAATCACATCAACCCGAGATACATGTATGCGCTCGGTGCAGGTCCATAAAAGTCTCGCCACTAGCTAAGCATCACCGACACTTCAAAAATTCCATACAAACAAATGTTTTAATTACGGAGTTGTTAGTCTCTTAaacatcaaatatataattgatcGAAGTGGAAGTTTTAtgtgtttgaaaaattaatagaatttGTCTGTTTGAACagataacaataatttttattattaattctgGATTTCtttgatgtgctttttatgCACGTGACAATGTAACCAGAATTTTCACTGGCACAAGAATTTTTTGCATTATGCTCATACTATAATATATTGTTCTTATTGTCACAAACTTGACCCGAAATTAATgtcaaatattcaaattaattaacgtcATCCGGGACCGGGTGACTGTAAGCAACCAGCTGGGCCCAATTAATGGTCCATGCAGTCCCTCTCGTTACAATTCAACGACATTCGTCCCGAACATTAATAGAGCTGTTGAAGTACATATGTACGGCTTTGAatattttgtaagaaaatatttcggaacaaaaaaattaagaagatgaaaataaatatattgaatttaagatttattatttgataaattaattattcccGCAATGTGTTTGAGAAATCTCATTTCCACATAGGCGATacagacatatatatatacacctgGCCGGCCCCATAATCTTTGAATGGTTTAATTTGGAACAAACTCTAGCAGTATGAAAGATTGAAGATAGAGAAGATGATAAGATAAGAGAAGCGATTTTATTATATGGAAATTTAGTATATATAATcctttaacaaaattaaattaataaaattaatttattctttccCTTTGGGATCTTGAAGTTGAATACTAGTCTGCACAAGTCCAATGTAATCTGATTATAAGTGGATCTTGAATCTAATGTGTTAAGCAAGAAATTGTGAACGCTCTTCATCTGATATTAGACAAGGCATTCGGTTCACCAGATTAAATAATAAACttacatgaaaagaaaattgagatGAACTCAACTACTGACAAATTAAGGCATATCACAAATTTACTTGGCAGTGGAGATAAATATAGacggttcttcttctttttaaaaaaaaaaaaaaaacacatgatcgAGAGTTTTTGGGTAGCAATTAAGAAAGAAGGAGAATCCCAAAAAAGACAATAAACTGGGAAAGAAGCttgattaattagaaattaataatAGATTGTAAGGGaagttaattaagaaaatatgataatattgtttttaataattttaagagtTAAAAATCATTCATGCATGGGATTTGGTGACACAATATTATCGTGCAATGCAAAATCTTCTCGCCCAAGCAATATAAAATCTCAACGCTATCAACTATCAAGCCTAGCGGAATTTTCATTGAAATGAAGTTAGCTGCagctttctctcttttttctccccAGTTTTAGAACTTTGACACAATCGATGGGTTTACAATCAAATACTTTTCGTCGAACAATATTTTCATTCATTCTCAGTTTGTGTACACTACTGCTCGTGTAGCTTCTAGCTGGAATCGAAAAACTACTTAATCCACTTCTATAAATAGCTAGTATGTTTCCCGTCGAGGTTGAAATTgctattttttgattttttacttcaaaataataaattatttttagtagttttagattgttataatataataataccaaaaataaattttaaaaattaaaaaataatattttcaaataaaaataacttttaaaccAATCTTTAACACCCTTTTAAGTATAGTTTCATAGAACTATTGAAGAGAAGCGATGGGTAAAAAACGTTCGATGAAAGAGTTGGATATGATAGTAGGATTCCTCATCATTACTAGTAATCATAGCTAACGTTTTGAGAACTACGTCCCAAGTATCAACATCAAAGATTGGATGGTTCGGGGCAGCTTAGCAGATAGGCTTCACATACATTAGAGGCTTCAAAACCCTCTCCCAAACCAACACCAACATAAGCCAACAGCAACCCCATTAATTCTTAGGGGTCTTCTAAAAAGAAAGCTTAAAAGAAGTACCTTGAaaacaattacaagaaaattaaaagacaagggTAAATTAAGCTGGAAGTAACAAAGAAAACCCTAAGAGCTCCACTTATTAGTAGGGAGTGAACCCCACATTTGCAGCAGCAAAAAACTCATCTTTCATGAGCACATCCTCTCCTTCCtacaaaatacaaaacacaaatttaaaactaattaagaggCCTTGAAAGTGGGCTGTTTCTCCAATTCTGATCTACTGGTTTTGGATTCTTAGGGTTTCAATCAGAAGTACCTGTTGACGCACGTTAGCTTTCTTCACAGGTTGATCAGGCATAAGTCCGAAATGGATATGTGGGAAGTGGGCCcactgaaagaaagaaacaaacaaatgaagaaaattatatttgccCATACAGTCATTAGTTAAATAATTACTAATCATAGCTAAAGTAGCAATAGCTGCATTATGAAACCCGAACTAAATagtaataattaacattttgagttttcttggaTCTCACATTCTTTGCAGCTGCACTAAATGCTTCTCTGTGACTTATATCAGGGTTCCCAGCTTTAATGCGCTGGATCTCGTCCCTGCAAATCGGTACATTATAATGTCAAGTTCATGCTCATGCATATATATGCTTCATAGGAAAATACAAATTCCGGTCCATTGCAGTTAATATGGAGAAGTCAATAAGAGAGTAGCTTAATTTACATCTTTTTACGCCTATATTGGTATGTGtaacaaagaaattaattttgtatgtGCATAATTGTGATAATATAAAGtttataagattataataacCTACTTGATAAAGCGGTTGTAGGCAGATGGGACTCTATGTCTCTTTTCTGGAGCTGAACATGGAAAACAGACACATATCAACGACAAAGAAACAGACAGATCTTTAAAATAACTTCGCTGACTATGTGTAAGATATCTgcttttattctctctctctctctctctctccctccctcatCATTACTTCATCATCATCTCTAAAGGGTCTATCCAGTCTATCTATCCATGGATTCTATATCTATATTTCCGGGGGAGAAAACTGAAAACTCTATCACATGCGTAGAAGTAGACAAAGGTCAGCTACATTTCATATTTTAGggttattaatgaaataatacaaGCAATGGAAGAAATTCAATGACCCATTTGAGTAAAGATACAGTAAAATTTCAGGACATGATAGTTAAGAGTTCttcaagaaaaaagataagGAAGAAGTAGCACTAGAGCAGATGGGATAAGCTATGGAAGTCTCAAAGTAATGCAATTGACCTATTAGCTGCAAATCTACAGTAGCCTTTGTGGTAGtacaaaataaatgatgaatAGCATGAAGAAGGCCAGATATGATAGTAGTGTCCGAAAGAAGCTTGGTACTTGAGGCAAAACCAAGATATCTAGGGCACTGTTGTTTTTCACTTACTTTTTCCAGCCTTTGATAAGTCAAGAGACTATAGCTACTGTGTGTAAGAGATGCAAAAGTGCAATTGAAATCAAGAAAGTTGAAGAAGACTGGTGGAGTCAATTCAATCAAATAATGACTCAAAATTTTCTTAGAGTGCGGCTTCTCATAGACTAGTGAAAAAGCCAATGGTATGTCAAAGAAATGAGATCATAGGTGTAAAGAATCTCACGTCTGTTAACCATAGGTGGTTTAGGGATCTCCTCAACGCCTCGAAATGGAATAACCGATTCATTTGGATGTGGCTGATTGATCAGCAGATTCGGCGGTGCTCCATTCCTGATCTCCTCCTAGAGTATAGACATATATTACCCCAGAAACCATAAAAACACTCATTAGTATCAAAAtccaagtttatatatatatatatatatatatatatatatatatatatatatatatatatatatatatatatatatatatatgtaaggaTTTGTGTAAGAGAAATCAAAGGAAATCAACTAGTCTTTTTTATAGTTCGAGTATAAAATATACTCGAACATAATGTCTATTGGGTATCAGTACCTAAAAAGatggattaaaaaatagatgtttcaAATTAACCCTAAAACATTCTAGCCTGATATACCAGGATATTCTGAGGATTGAAGAAGCCATGGCCAAGATAAAATTGATTAGCTGCAGGAAGTAGGCCATGCATGCTCACAGACAAAAGGTTGGTGCAGTGACCACATCGAACCGCAACAGTCTTGTACAAGCTAGTGCAAGGTACACTCACCTATAAAAAGAACCcacaaaaaatacaattgaaatCCTTAAGAAACCCattgaagaataagaaaaagaagaagccagTGGTGGTTTGGTCAATTGGCTCAGATTCAGGTTCAAGCCTCCAtaaggagaagaaaaacaataatggaACAGAAAATTAGGGATAAGATAAGGGGCAAAAAGTGGGAAGAAAATGATACCGCGAGGACAGTGTCACAAAAGTTGCAATGGACATAACAAAGCTGCTCGGAGGAAGAGAGGTGGTCTGGTCCAAAGGCAGCTGAAGACGAGgacatattttttatgatacttctctttctttctgagATTTTGTTGATTTGATTGATGGATTGTCTGACCAGTGGGTATTTTGATGGAACAGATAAAGATCCTCTTCCTTTGATCTGATCTTCTTGATTGCTGAGTTGTTACTCAgcgaaagagagaagagagagatatATATGAAAGAGAGAAGTGAGGATGTAGCTACTACTAATATACTAGTAAATAGAGAAGAACCAGAAAGTGTTCATCTTCTCTCTCCGCTTCTTAATACTAGAATTTTATCATCACTGTTATTAATTATTGCTAACGttaatttttacatgtttttttttgtacaagTTCTTGATGTATCATAAACAGGCCACAGTAAGAGagatagatagagagagagagagagagcaaatgAATGGTTGGCATTAATTCCCAATGGGCAATGGATGTTTGTCTGCttgagaggaagagagagagcaGAGGTGGGGAGTGAGAAAAGGACGTTTGCATGGGCTTTGGCTCATTCACCTGTTGTTTTCATAGTTAAGATGGTGAGAAGGAAAAACCCACCCTCAATTTTCTTTGCTCA
Protein-coding sequences here:
- the LOC133691844 gene encoding axial regulator YABBY 1-like, giving the protein MSSSSAAFGPDHLSSSEQLCYVHCNFCDTVLAVSVPCTSLYKTVAVRCGHCTNLLSVSMHGLLPAANQFYLGHGFFNPQNILEEIRNGAPPNLLINQPHPNESVIPFRGVEEIPKPPMVNRPPEKRHRVPSAYNRFIKDEIQRIKAGNPDISHREAFSAAAKNWAHFPHIHFGLMPDQPVKKANVRQQEGEDVLMKDEFFAAANVGFTPY